The following coding sequences lie in one Cinclus cinclus chromosome 15, bCinCin1.1, whole genome shotgun sequence genomic window:
- the LOC134050230 gene encoding LOW QUALITY PROTEIN: mitochondrial fission factor homolog A-like (The sequence of the model RefSeq protein was modified relative to this genomic sequence to represent the inferred CDS: inserted 1 base in 1 codon), producing MGSLPGAGLITGGRVNYRGGFGLSPLVPPRPGSGRGCLQCPFVRAHGRAGALRAPGLGRDGPSGRDLPVPSPAVCPFPLVSEPASHPFPSLXFLGSCSGFTGDLRTSAKMWPLWGLDLNRVRCDLLFTEAINQRMQVPNRLKVAESCSPGDRKTGTEDVSASFQMHIPDRISLAEISDTNLRPVLLTQPRKVPSVVVHVSPDPSGDLPFLPSASRASTQRRKRSGHHSSRSRRDRTPSDCAQLALHSPGQQHEGPDSCPLPAPSAPFPLLTEAGRIYSMQNIFQTMYLLGQVLFHRVQDSLRDPAQPSFHEPIPAAESALEEAGVTEVAAMKRQLVRISGRLRVLEEQCHAWRQKEALVYSVMISACLFNTWLWLRR from the exons ATGGGCTCATTGCCGGGGGCGGGGCTAATTACCGGGGGCCGGGTTAATTACCGGGGAGGGTTCGGGCTGTCCCCGCTGGTGCCGCCCCGTCCCGGCAGCGGGCGCGGCTGTTTACAG TGTCCCTTTGTCCGTGCGCACGGCCGGGCCGGAGCTCTGCGGGCCCCGGGGCTGGGCCGGGATGGCCCCAGCGGGAGGGACCTCCCTGTGCCTTCTCCTGCCGTGTGTCCCTTCCC CTTAGTCTCAGAGCCTGCTTCTCACCCCTTCCCATCCC CGTTCCTTGGGAGCTGCAGTGGTTTCACAG GAGATCTGAGGACATCTGCAAAGATGTGGCCACTTTGGGGACTGGACCTGAACCGGGTCCGCTGTGACCTGCTCTTCACAGAAGCCATCAACCAAAGGATGCAGGTTCCCAACAGGCTGAAGGTGGcagagagctgcagccctggggacaggaaGACAGGGACAGAGGATGTCTCTGCGTCCTTTCAGATGCACATCCCTGATAGGATTTCTCTGGCAG AGATATCAGACACCAATCTGAGGCCAGTCCTGCTGACCCAGCCAAGGAAGGTCCCCTCTGTGGTGGTGCACGTGTCCCCAGACCCCTCTGGGGACCTCCCtttcctgccctcagccagcagagccagcacccAGCGACGCAAGCGATCG GGCCATCACAGCAGCAGGTCACGGAGGGACAGGACCCCGAGTGACTGTGCCCAGCTGGCCTTGCACAGCCCAGGACAGCAGCATGAGGG GCCAGACTCGTGtcccctgcctgctcccagtgccccattccctctcctcaCGGAGGCAGGCAGGATCTACTCCATGCAGAACATCTTCCAGACCATGTACCTCCTGGGCCAGGTGCTCTTCCACCGTGTCCAGGACTCTCTGCGAGACCCAGCGCAGCCCAG cttccatgagcccatcccagctgcagagagtgCCTTGGAGGAGGCCGGGGTGACAGAGGTGGCAGCGATGAAGAGGCAG CTGGTGAGGATCTCGGGGAGGCTGCGTGTGCTGGAGGAGCAGTGCCATGCCTGGAGGCAGAAGGAGGCCCTGGTGTACTCTGTGATGATCTCTGCTTGCCTCTTCAACACATGGCTCTGGCTTAGAAGATGA
- the CNGA2 gene encoding cyclic nucleotide-gated olfactory channel → MPVKSNGLHSSPANHQPCPPQPRGDTEGTELSTSRTCSSQDDTTSELRRGASLDGGEQRADHAFRGQGALARIVRLVLVLREWANKSLHEEQQRPDPFLERFQGPDLLTVAAGVGDGLEDEETEKLNKKMKWLFFVVDPAGDWYYHWLAVIAVPVLYNWCLLVARACFTDLQKTYLVLWLVLDYISDALYLGDTVIRLHTGFLEQGLLVKDQKMLRDNYIHTLQFKLDVLSTLPTDLAYFLVGLHCPELRFNRLLRFSRMFEFFDRTETRTSHPNIFRICNLVLYILVIIHWNACIYYAISKAIGFGEDSWVYPNVTDPEYGYLTREYTYCLYWSTLTLTTIGETPPPVRDEEYLFVIFDFLIGVLIFATIVGNVGSMISNMNATRAEFQARIDAVKHYMQFRKVSKDLETKVIKWFDYLWTNKKAVDEREVLKNLPDKLRAEIAINVHLETLKKVRIFQNCEAGLLVELVLKLRPQVFSPGDYVCRKGDIGKEMYIIKEGKLAVVADDGMTQYALLTAGGCFGEISILNIKGSKMGNRRTANIRSLGYSDLFCLSKEDLMEAVTEYPDARRILEERGREILIKEGLLDESAAEESTEGKSVEERLDRVALNLDTLHSRFGRLLAEYNDAQMKLKQRISALESKMRQEELEDFFSDSSDSLFEDEENASPGGMQ, encoded by the exons ATGCCAGTGAAGAGCAATGGTCTGCACAGCTCCCCAGCCAAccaccagccctgcccaccccagcccaggggtgacacagaggggacagagctcagcaccagcag GACCTGCTCAAGCCAGGATGACACCACCTCAGAGCTGCGGAGAGGAGCCAGCCTGGATgggggggagcagagggctgaCCACGCTTTCCGAGGCCAGGGAGCCTTGGCCAG GATAGTCcggctggtgctggtgctcagGGAATGGGCCAACAAGAGCTTGCACgaggagcagcagaggccaGACCCCTTCCTGGAGCGTTTTCAGGGCCCTGACCTCCTGACAGTGGCTGCAGGTGTTGGTGATGGACTTGAGGATGAAGAGACTGAGAAGTTAAACAAAAA gATGAAATGGCTGTTCTTTGTGGTGGACCCTGCAGGGGACTGGTATTACCACTGGCTGGCTGTGATTGCAGTTCCTGTCCTCTACAACTGGTGCTTGCTCGTagccag GGCTTGCTTCACTGACCTGCAGAAGACCTATTTGGTGCTGTGGCTGGTGTTAGATTACATTTCAGATGCTCTGTATCTTGGGGACACAGTGATCCGCCTGCACACAg GATTCTTGGAACAGGGCCTCCTGGTTAAGGACCAGAAAATGTTACGGGATAACTACATCCACACGCTCCAGTTCAAGCTGGATGTTCTCTCCACCCTGCCCACAGACCTGGCCTATTTTTTGGTGGGATTGCACTGCCCTGAGCTGCGTTTCAACAGGCTGCTGCGCTTCTCCCGCATGTTTGAGTTCTTCGATAGGACCGAGACCAGAACCAGCCACCCCAACATCTTCCGCATCTGCAACTTGGTTCTTTACATCCTGGTCATCATCCACTGGAATGCCTGCATTTACTATGCCATCTCCAAGGCCATAGGCTTCGGGGAGGACAGCTGGGTCTATCCCAATGTCACAGACCCCGAGTACGGGTATCTGACCCGGGAGTACACCTACTGTCTTTACTGGTCCACCCTGACTCTGACCACCATCGGGGAGACCCCTCCCCCTGTACGGGATGAAGAGTACCTCTTTGTGATCTTTGATTTCCTCATCGGCGTCCTCATCTTTGCCACCATCGTGGGGAACGTGGGCTCCATGATATCCAACATGAACGCCACCAGGGCGGAGTTCCAGGCCAGAATCGACGCCGTCAAACACTACATGCAGTTCCGCAAGGTGAGCAAAGACTTGGAAACCAAAGTCATCAAGTGGTTCGACTACCTGTGGACCAACAAGAAGGCAGTAGATGAACGGGAGGTGCTCAAGAACCTCCCCGATAAGTTAAGGGCAGAGATTGCCATTAACGTTCACCTGGAGACACTGAAGAAGGTGAGGATTTTCCAGAATTgtgaggcagggctgctggTGGAGCTGGTGCTGAAACTTCGCCCTCAGGTGTTCAGCCCGGGGGATTATGTGTGCCGGAAAGGGGACATCGGGAAGGAGATGTACATCATCAAGGAGGGCAAGCTGGCTGTGGTGGCAGATGATGGGATGACACAGTATGCTTTGCTCACTGCAGGGGGCTGTTTTGGTGAGATCAGCATCCTCAACATCAAAGGGAGCAAAATGGGCAACAGGCGCACGGCCAACATCCGCAGCTTGGGCTACTCTGATCTCTTCTGCCTGTCAAAGGAAGATCTCATGGAAGCAGTCACAGAGTACCCTGATGCCAGAAGGATCTTGGAGGAGCGTGGCCGGGAGATCCTAATCAAGGAAGGGCTGCTGGATGAGTCcgctgcagaggaaagcacagAAGGGAAGAGcgtggaggagaggctggacaGGGTGGCCCTGAACCTGGACACGCTGCACTCCCGCTTTGGCCGGCTCCTGGCTGAGTACAATGATGCCCAGATGAAGCTCAAGCAGCGCATCAGTGCTCTGGAATCCAAGATGAGGCAGGAGGAACTGGAGGATTTCTTCTCTGATAGCTCAGACAGTCTGTTTGAGGATGAGGAGAACGCTTCACCTGGTGGGATGCAGTGA
- the CLDN2 gene encoding claudin-2, with product MVSMGLQLLGYTVAFLGYIGTLTATLLPSWKTSSYIGSSIVTAISFTKGLWMECATYSTGITQCDIYSSLLNLPADIQAAQALMVSSCAVSSLACLLSVVGMRCTVFSQGSPGKDRVAVAGGAIFVLGGLLCFIPLVWNIHVVLRDFRNPVLPDSMKFELGEALYLGIISSLLSIIGGFILCTSCPARDTTTAYSSAYQPQLLASKSPRPSVSQLQKTKSEVNSYNLTGYV from the coding sequence ATGGTGTCCATggggctccagctgctgggctACACCGTGGCCTTCCTGGGATACATCGGCACGCTGACAGCCACGCTGCTGCCCAGCTGGAAGACCAGCTCCTACATCGGCTCCAGCATCGTGACAGCCATCAGCTTCACCAAGGGGCTGTGGATGGAGTGCGCCACGTACAGCACGGGCATCACCCAGTGCGACATCTACAGCTCCCTGCTCAACCTGCCCGCCGACATCCAGGCAGCCCAAGCCCTCATGGTGAGCTCCTGCGCCGTGTCCTCCCTCGCCTGCCTGCTCTCTGTCGTGGGCATGAGGTGCACCGTCTTCAGCCAGGGCTCGCCGGGCAAGGACCGGGTGGCGGTGGCGGGCGGAGCAATCTTCGTCCTCGGGGGGCTGCTCTGCTTCATCCCGCTGGTGTGGAATATCCACGTGGTGCTGCGGGATTTCCGCAACCCCGTGCTCCCCGACAGCATGAAGTTCGAGCTCGGGGAGGCTCTTTACCTCGGCAtcatctcctccctcctctccatCATCGGCGGCTTCATCCTctgcacctcctgccctgcccgggACACGACGACAGCCTATTCCAGCGCCtaccagccccagctgctggcGAGCAAGAGCCCCCGGCCCTCGGTCAGCCAGCTGCAGAAGACCAAGAGTGAAGTCAATTCCTACAACCTGACAGGATACGTGTAA
- the PRRG3 gene encoding transmembrane gamma-carboxyglutamic acid protein 3: protein MTGTLPVPTLGARLPYVAGGTGALRSVEAAELSPTPRASCEGGGSSHAGEEDPRDDRLKCQGGESLYHGLIKVGGKEAKGQKDEIHQGQEHLSPERRAPGAICFWADPKSPVPLWLSYLLSYLISVSALCVAVFLGARNAHSLLKRFPRANGFLEEIRQGTIERECIEEVCSYEEVKEVFENKEKTMEFWKGYTSSVYSVKDPGHSTERSDAMYVVVPLLGVALLIVIALFIIWRCQLQKATRHRPSYAQNRYLASRTGRSLPRVMVYRERSQSQGETQYQREASNRGAGDGRAGGTPQPDSTLCPPEHSVSILSRLSSATPPPSYEEVTGHPESSSGEETSVSYNEPPPKYEEIVATAPAAGK, encoded by the exons ATGACTGGCACCCTGCCAGTGCCCACCCTGGGGGCCAGACTGCCCTATGTGGCCGGTGGCACCGGGGCTCTGCGTTCTGTGGAAGCTGCCGAGCTCAGCCCCACCCCGAG AGCCAGCTGTGAAGGTGGAGGCAGTAGCCACGCTGGGGAGGAGGACCCCAGGGATGACAG GCTCAAGTGCCAAGGAGGGGAGAGTTTATACCACGGCCTGATCAAGGTGGGAGGCAAAGAAG CAAAGGGGCAGAAAGATGAAATCCATCAGGGGCAGGAG CACCTCAGCCCTGAGAGGAGGGCTCCTGGTGCCATATGTTTCTGGGCAGACCCCAAGAGTCCTGTGCCCCTTTGGCTGTCCTACCTGCTGTCCTACCTGATT AGTGTCTCTGCCTTGTGTGTTGCAGTGTTCTTGGGGGCCAGGAATGCCCACTCGCTCCTGAAACGCTTTCCCAGAGCCAATGGCTTCCTGGAAGAGATCCGGCAGGGCACCATCGAGCGGGAGTGCATCGAGGAGGTCTGCAGCTACGAGGAGGTCAAGGAGGTGTTTGAGAACAAGGAGAAGACG ATGGAGTTTTGGAAAGGCTACACCAGCTCTGTGTACTCTGTCAAGGACCCTGGGCACAGCACGGAGCGCTCTGACGCTATGTACGTGGTGGTGCCCCTCTTGGGAGTGGCTCTTCTCATAGTCATCGCCCTCTTCATCATCTGGAGGTGCCAGCTGCAAAAGGCCACCCGCCACCGCCCTTCCTATGCCCAGAACCGTTACCTGGCCAGCCGGACGGGCCGCAGCCTCCCCAGGGTCATGGTGTACCGGGAGCGGTCGCAGAGCCAAGGGGAGACCCAGTACCAGCGGGAAGCCAGCAACAGGGGCGCTGGGGATGGCAGAGCCGGGGGCACCCCCCAGCCAGACAGCACCCTCTGTCCACCAGAGCATTCTGTCTCCATCCTTTCCAGACTGTCCAGTGCCACCCCTCCACCTTCCTATGAGGAGGTGACGGGCCATCCGGAGAGCAGCAGTGGCGAGGAGACCAGCGTCTCCTACAATGAGCCTCCGCCCAAGTACGAAGAGATCGTGGCCACGGCCCCTGCCGCGGGCAAATAG